Below is a genomic region from Miscanthus floridulus cultivar M001 chromosome 1, ASM1932011v1, whole genome shotgun sequence.
tttaacagtgtagtatgattattgtttcatagaaaaaattcacaagagtttcccttgttttaggagcatccacagttataaacaaagacatcattatatattccaaatatttaatcatccaagcagcaaaatgcaaccacaacgaacatcacaaccaacataatatgtcctgcgcagtccaaatagtccacaatgtccatacagtcccaaatagttacataaaagtaaatacaaaatccataatagtgcatactaacaactaccacatccctcactgcctcctactcttgcccttacccttgtgaccaagagcgcttatacctggagtgtaagggtcacgcggacAGCGTCGCCTAGTGCTTAGAggtggtgtaggatgagtcgagggagcgtcatggagctgagaggggccaagctcctcatgcctcctgtccacgtcgtcgtcgtcgtcgtcttcctcgtcctcatccctgtcccctatagctgcttgactagaggaacccaagcctcctctgcctacgGAAGGAACGTACACATCTTGCGCcatgtctgtcctgcaaccacaacgaccagtCGCATAGCGTAGATGACGTgatagcctctgttgtacaaaactatgttaactgaaagaatctaacgtattaatgatatgtttgaaagaatatttttaatcttacatctaggaagccaagtatgtagtcgttattgactctcggccgaacacactcgatctcttcaactaagcatttgagtgtattgccctacaacaaagttctcaataataatacttctgaacagatagcaataataatacttctgaacaaaaataaggcaattggcttaccactctgtccaagatcggtcctgcctccacccgccttcctgcacgagtcgactggtcgtacgccgtgtcttcatcgttgGAGGActtgatgtcggcgtagtcagcttCAGTCCACTATAGCCTTAGCCTACAACgtgtcgcacgctggtaccaagcttggtaccgcctaaactcacggttcatgtgcggttcgttgttgtcgtccacgttgtcgtgcatctcctcccattcctcaatgaaggactggtggtgcctctcccagtcaaaaatctttttGTTCCTCTCGCGATCTAACCTGCACGTttgtcatcgttacttgaatccatgtatatgtcaccatattaatagaaatggaccatcattatgagacatttgaaatatcaaaacacttacttgtgtaagtcaaccccAATCGAGAACAAagccataggccaaagctgtctcactccaaattggcgtgcaaccctatctagCAGAtggtactcgacagcatagaagtagattagagggcacctcatcctatagaagtcgtcgtcgGCCCCACAAACATTGCTTAGCTGAAAAGGAAGTgtgtcctctccaccatacggctcccactccacctacaacatgtccaaacaagatgttagatggtatactaatccttttcaacccagcatgggaaataaaatatACTTACACTAGACACCGTCAACGTGTCTAGCTCGTTGGTGAACTCAATGTATGCCCGGTCTAACCTCACGTATGGAACTCtggcctggtcccaaaggtacgcccacgtcggctgccgtcttagaggctgaccttggaaccactcacgatgatCCAGAACCTCTGGATGGCCAACTtgaagacgagcccacatccatagctgtaacaggtacatgcatccaccaagtgacgggtttGATGAAGACCGACGACAACCCTCGCATAACTGccagtatagaaaacacaagactacagAGCCCCAACTAtagtgacccgcctggtcccagtcaccgaggcagtggatccacatccaggacgcactATCACCTGTGGCGTCAGGGAAGAGAACACATGCAAATAGGTATAGGATCCATACCCTGCAGTAGTACctaactgtctcctcatctgcctcctcggggcactgtgcgaactcttcccGTAGCTaagagatgggaactccagaagtgtgagccacttgctcgccaagctcatgcccaaggaaggcctccactcatgcTCTCTAGCCCTCTGACCTACACTATCCGGTGACTgggttgccatgaatccttaggcctagcatcttttgACAGTCTtggagcgtgactgtcatctccctaaaaggtaggtggaagctgtgagtctccgaccgccacctatatttaagacaaagcaataTTAATTGTaaaaaaagtcaatcgcatgaacaaatggccatgaatggaggcaatgattcaatttaatacctgtcaaccagcgcagttatggccgctgagttgaacttgggcaacccacgacaaacctaaaaagagatgacatccaggccagctctttgcaggaaaggagtgtacctatcgtcgtaccgcatgtccaagaacccactgtgggttctaggacgaaggagcggaaggtcctgcatcgaataaaacatagtctcctgttacttcatgaacacatgtacattcaccaaattttgaacaaaacttatagattattacctgccctagcgctatgagacatcctcggtgggtcgcctcgtacgtcaggtcgagcaggtggaattgctccatcctacaaaaaagtgaatgaattagaatttcaatatacaatgaaatatGAACTtacaaatgtataagtaattgacacaaatacaagcataaaaagagacatgcataattaattaaatgaagacgacaaatataaaataataaaatgaaccaatagtcgcacctcactaatctgccaatggtaacttcgtgaattgtggccaagtctaccgcacttgccgcactcgtactgctcggggtcagtaacaaatggagttcctctcccactccTCGTTCTTCCGAGTATcaaccatcctgtgcctcgtcctctgccttgatccacgcttgttccaacggtaagctggatccgcaatgtacttcggcccatcatatggaggccactctctagggtcccaaaaaggcacgaagcgggggctccatgtgtgcacaagcatgtcgacactgaactcgtgaggtatactcctctcgatattatagttgcgatgcctagctgctgccaccaaatgagaacatagaaagtggtactgccttggtttaccacaagtgcacttgaaatcttggaggacaaccacatgtatcctcgactcttggacctcgccgtcggacgttgtaccgcccctatgctcgacctgataagtccctgtggcatggtcaaagcatgcaacctcttgtgtgccagccctttctcttgccttctctaggtgtgcctttggtttcggagcccatatctctccatcactccgcatctacaatgcatgggcgtgtctatcgttgaactaggcaacaagcttatagaaggtgaattgaacgattgcattcatgggcataccacatatccccaatagcaacttattgaatgactctgccatattgctgcactaaaactcatacctccatccaccggcatcgtgagctctcatccatttctccaaatccctcatcaaacatgTGAGTCATTGTctgccttctgcatttgatgcggttctaacttgctccaacttttccttaaagtacttatcctcaagctgtcgagcagcctcctggaataggtcaaagttacccttgacaccatccttttggagtagattctcggcaaggtgccgagtacaccaacgatggtgcaaaggtgcgtacccctctatctgctctcacacggcattaagtatgccctgatgcctatcagatatgacgccaacctccctgctagaaccaaccacgtgtatccagactagcctcaagaaccatccccaactgtcattgttctccttctcaaccaaagcaaatgccaaaggaactaacttgttgttcgcgtcataggatatggctataagaagtgtgccctggtatttgccaatcaagaacgtacgatcaatggagaagacgagacgatagtgcctaaaggcctcgacacactaagggaagcaccagaaggcacggaagaatatctacctcccatccttccatgcattaggttttgagatgtactcataatgcatgcctgaattcaccgctttgattgcgtTGAAAAGAACtgacagctgctcatacccatcctcccagtccccatatatcatcttccatgctcactgcttagccctccatgctttaccataagttaacACATATCCtctatacaacgcctcaacggtcctgataattgtcctcaccttcatgttgggttctccctgcaaaattcccatcaaccgcttagcagtgagggtagatgtcaactgccgatgcctcagtgtcagctcatggtcagcacaattgtgtggcccgacaacttttgtgatcttccattttctagttaactgttgcttccttgcacaaatcctccatgggcagcattccttatcacacacaactgtgtaacggtgctccgcatatgaatgcaataccctgtaaggcctctttcgtatcactgcaaaagcctgcaaccacctcttcaaagcagggaggtcattgaacaccctcccactcTCAATTACCAcattaggaccggcctcaggagcttctaggagcttatcatcacgtccttctacaaacgcctgatcggaatgagcaagatcgctgaactcgtgaactctaggatcacggcggccgggaaagatacgtatcatcatctcaacatcactctccgtcagctctccaacagggcgatcatcattagaatcaagagccctagccatctcatatggcttcgAATCAtaaataatttcaacactattggagccatggaatccatctccaaagtgcacttgcgcagcaacagggggcacatccacattctcaggaatgtctcctgcaacatcagtatagaaatgaggaaagaataaaagaaatagatgtaaggaacggggtaagctcccaaaaaccatgcggttaagacacttactcggatgattctgtatcaaagggatctcataaggaggatctatcacagaaacatgagtctgacaaccatctacaaataccgcattggggcagattgagcatcgggaaccataggtgcaatctgcacatgcaggtaaggttccgaaatgggagggtcgatgtgtgcctgatgatccattggTAGGGTAAACCCATgatggatgggatcaactaacacccgacgcacaaccacatccaaacattgcagctgactcttcatagccgatctcacatagttctcccactgatccgcacaaccaattgagatcattcgcttgaagatgttcggaggagaacctaggtgcagcaCATCATCAACTACAATGCCATCATCTCtaaggcaatgtagctcctcaCAAGcctttgcaaccatctcactaaatgaaggcttattattgaatagcacaggcacgctttgcatatcaagaaactcaacatatccatagcgatcgctttcaacggtgcctccatgatatatggtcactaggttgtccatctaattcaaacacgtaacgaaacacatgtcctttagtcaaaattagacgatagatagtacctaacaagtattttctagctacaaactaagtaatcaagataataactacgtatatatatacagtgtactcactaaatagctagatcatatgtagttaactaaatatgtaactacatatctaagtagctatctaactatatctatgaacCTATGTATCCATGttactatctatctacatatatatctcactagatcactaactaaatcaactacccgagtcatcacattaactagtaaataacaaatgccaactaagtagatacattgcatattcataatttttatctTTCCAACGACTGCTCTGCGGACGTCGATGGAGTCACAGCGGACGATGGGCTTGGGTCAGGCCGACGATCTGgaccggcggtggcacggccggccgctgcaggtggcgcggccgacgacagcggtggcgcgcggtgggcgcgggatgcccggggctccgcgcggcgagtccggctcgacgggcgcgggaggcacgcCGGCGCTGGACGGCGGCAAGGCAGGGCGAGGCCGGTGGTGgagggcggcggaggcggcgcggcGGTTAGCCGCGGGCAACGGTGCGGCACGGGGGGCGGCGCAGCCACGGGGCGCGGGGCAGGGGGGGGCGCGGCCAAGGGGCGCGGGCCGTCCGCTGGGTGCGCGGCGTGGGGCGGCGTGgcacggcgcggcgcgggcgagggcggtggcggcggcggcggagctcggctatcctagggcgagagagggagaagaagagaggaaaggcGCGGACCCaataggtattaaaggctcggcgccaagatctacggcgccgagccctCTGACTAGTCATCCAGGAGCTCgacgccagagacgctggcgtctacctcggcgccagcatcaatgacgccgagctaaaggtctattttctgaatttttttcatcagggatctatttgtgagaaatttaaaataaatggctaaattgtaaaaaattctgTGCACCTTCCGTTCCTAAGCCATGCTATTTGTGTTGGCGAGTTTCAGCCGCCGACCGTCTTCTGTAGTAGCAGTACCTATATATATGCTACCACTGGTTGGGACTTCACTGTACATATATACACGGTTCCTTTGTTCAGCAAATTGCACGGAGTACGTACCACGACAATGCATGGAGCTACTACAGCTACCACTAGCTGGTACTGTGCATGGTTTATTTTGTTTGTCCAGTAAAATTGCACGGTATAAATGGAGGGGGTCGAGTACCACAATAGTTTGTATATGGAGCAAATAAAGGAAATCACAGTATGTATATAGCTTAGGTGAACTGGTGTACATACATATATGTATTCAGGTGTGAGCACGTGTGTACAAGGTACAGAGGTCAATCTTTTCTTATCTGCTAGTCGCTATTGCCACAGTAAATTATCCGTACCTTCTGGTCAGATAATAAATAATGAAAGGAGAGTTGAAAAGAAATCCAACGTGTATGAActctgaaataaaagaaaaagtccACTGATCTGTTGCACCCGTCCACGTTATCAACCGTAAACTAAGATAGTGACCAATCAAGCAAAGCCCACGGCTAGCCAAGCAAGCAAAGCCAACGGCAAGCGCCCAACTCcatgctcccccccccccccccccccatgctGGGTGCACGCACGAGCTCATATTCCCGCGggttctcccccccccccccccccccccccccccccctcctttgAGTTTGTTTGTGGGTGCGACATGGTCATTTCACTATACAGTGGCAGGTCTAGAATGAAAATTCACCTATGACGAGCATTCTAATATCAGTCTGTTTAAAAAAGATCATAtattaaacaaaataaaaagtaaaaatatacatataatcCGGGGCAAAGGTACATATAGATTAGGGGGTGCAAATACATCCTcccaataaaaaaaaataaaagcaatGATTATGTCTAAAATTTCACCATATATACACCCCTTAGTAAATATCTATGCATCCACAAGACAAGCGCACATCTTTTTAATTTGCTCTAGCTTCGCTAGAGTATATAGCCATGAAAATATGTGTAATGTTTCAAATACACTAAAGATGGACGTTTCAATATGACTAATCAACAAAACTAAATATAAAATCGAACATTGGATGAACGCGATCGACCAATTTCTCAATGAGCTCCTTCTCCCCTTTTCTAAAACAATCTCATGCCCGCAGGTGGCCGTCGACGTTACGCATCAGAACATTGTGGTGGGCGGTGGGGGTGACAGGGCCGGTTTGTTGCTAGCGACGTTGGGCATCAAAATGTTGTGCGCTGGCCAATGACACGGAGGATGTGTTTGCTGATTGGCGGTCGGTGGTCGGCACAGTGGAGCTGGGAGACCTAGATTCAGAATGGGCATGCTAATAATAAAAGGCCAGAAAACCATTTGTTTTCCACTTCAACTTGTGCCTCTCTAGTTACTCAACCGTGAACTCGCTGCGCAATGGACCAGAATAACGTTTTGTCACTCATCCCTCGTCAACCGTCGTCTACATCCATAAAAAACTAACCAAGCAGCTTTGTAGAAGGCCCCCGTGAACCCGTCAGGTCCGGGCGCCTTGTCGCTGGGCATTGCCTTGATCGCGTTCCATACCTCCTCGGTGCTGAAAGCAACCTCCTGATCGGAGAGGTCAACTGGGACGATGTCCAGCGCGTCGAAGTTCAGAGATGTGCGGGCAGTAGACGGCGATCCGAAGACACCTGCGAAGTGGTCGTGAAGTGCCCGCTCCACGGCGTCGTGGTCGGCAATGACATGCCCCGCCACTGTTAAGGACGGTATATAGTTTCTTCTCCTTCGTCCTCTGGCAATGAGGTGGAAGTATGCGGTGTTAGCATCACCCTCACTCAGCTGGCGCACCCGCGATCTCTGCCTGGCCATTGTGCGCTCTAGCGATGATAGCCCGAGGCACCGCACTTTCATCCTCTTCCTGAGAGCTGCTTCTTCCTCAGACAGCGTCCTGGTCTCTTGAGCTGTGTCGAGGCGTGAGATGAGTTCGCGGGCCATCAACAGCTGCGATTTGATTTCTCCGATTCTTGTGGCTCACCATCGCTGCAGTGCTCTAACCAGCGCCCTAAGCATGCTGTCGAGCCGCTGTAGTGGGTCAGCAGCTGGCGATCGTCTGGACGTTGGCCGCGGAGTTTGGCTTTGCCTGTCCGACCAATTCGTGGTCGTAGACTTGAAGGCAACCTGCTGGAACAGGGACGACAACAAGTATGGAGTCAGCCAAGAGATTATCGAGTTCTCGTCCATCCTCGTCGACGCTGCAACCGGTCACCCCATGTCGTCCACCTTCCACGAGTATGTCATCCCAACAGAACATCATGAGCTGAGCGAGTTCTGCAAGAACTACAACGGCATCAAGCAGGAAGATGTGCAACGCGGTAATGGCGCCGTGACGCTGTCCGAGGCGTTGCAGCCGCACGAAGCCTGGATACAGGAGAACAATaatggaagaggaggtggtggcggcggcggcggcggcagcggcctcGACGTCAACagcagcgccgccgtcgtcgtcgtgacGTGGGGCAACTGGGACTGCCGCACGATGCTGAAGCAGGAGTGCCATCGCAAGGACTTGCGCATCCCTGATTACTTCGCCCGGTGGATCAACGTCAAGACACCCTTCGCGGACAAGTACGGCAACGGCTACTGGAACAAATCTGTGAAGGAGGCATTGGAGGCTACGGAGGTGCTGGAATGGGAGGGCGCCATCAAAGGCGGGAGGAACAAGGCGCGCCTTCTTTCATTGCCCATCCAACAGGGCGCCAACCTCGCCATCACAAGCTGGCTCGacccagctgctgctgctgctgcacctaATAATTAAATTAATATAATACCGCTGTGGTAGTTTCTCTTAATAATTCTCAGCTGATATACATTGAGGCTGCGGGTGGGGACTGCTCTGCTGGACGAGACGCTCTTCGTGTTCTGGTTTccttttgaggtggtttgcgTAATAACCTTTTGCTTTGTAATAATGTCGATCGTACCTCTGTTGTTGGCTTGTATCTTTTTTAAAGCAATTGTTGGCTTCTCGGCTAATTTGTTTGCCTTAATTGTTCCAAGTAGGCTCGTGATGATGAGTTGATTGTGTTTCATGACCATTTTTTTGCTGGGCTTAGTTTTCCATTCGATACTACTATGCCAAATTTTATTTTACAAAAATCATCAGCTCGCACCAGCCTGTTTTACGAAGCTGGTGTGGTTATGTACATCTCATCTCAGGGAGTTGAACCTGATGTGGGAATGTAGATCGACTTGCTGGGAAGAACTCTTGTCTTGAGCGATTTGCCGCTCGGCGTCATCGCCAGCGCGTGTGGCACCTCCAATTCTCCATGGAGGAAGCTGCAGAGCTGAAGAACAATATAGAAAGCATGAGCTCGCTGTCTTTACTCCTGGTGACACTGACACCTATTCTCAAGGTCATGTTGGCAGGGACCAAGAGTAGGCAGGCCACCTGAGAGTTATCTGCCTAAATAAGTACTCGCAGACTGTAATAAAACAAAGCCTGTTCATGGTTAAACTGCATGGATGAGTCTTTCATAACTACATAGCTCgtcaaataaaacaattgaactgAAGTAAGCAACGTTTCAAATTACAACTTGTGTCAAGGAAACAGATTCCAACTTATCTCATCACACAGATGTGGCAATTGGTCACTCTGTCGCATGGGGAACCGAATATTCAGGAGCAGAAAACAGAGTACAATATATCGATGCATGTTTAAGGCTAAACTGTTCTGACACTCTGAGTGATTTGCCAGAAAAATATGTAGATTGTAGTAAATAAAACATGTTTATGGCTAAACTGCATGTCTGCATGGATGGGTGTTGCAACTACCTAGTTCATCTAATAAAATAATGAAGTGAGTAACATTTCAAATGAAATTTTATTCCAAGGAAAACATATTCAAACTATCTCACATAAATGTGACAATTAGCCACTCTGGAACATAGGGAAGTGAACCTTTAGGAGCAGAGAACTGAGTACAATATACCGATGCACCATCTGAACAAACTACTACCTAAGGTTAAAGCTTGAAATTCCCCCGTGACTGCATTGGTTTAGAGTTTGCAGAAACTAAAGGGTAACAGACCACCTCATATATCTAAATGTCCAAACCTATATAAAGGTCAATCTTCATCTGGTGTTTCCTCGTCGTCATCATTGTTGCCATATCTCCAGCCATCTTCAATGTTGTTGCCTCCGTCTTCTTCGGTCTCTTCACTATCATCTTGGTACGTAGCTTTACCTGGCCACTGGTTCCTGACACCACCGATGTCAGAAGGCATCGCTCTCGAGGTCTTGGCATTGTAGGATTTGGATGAGTGGACCTTATGCTTGCTCCTTTTGGGGTTTGGTGCAATCTCACCAACCTCAGCATAGTTATACTGGTAGGTCTGTTCATTCGCAGCATGCTGACCAGCAGAAGCACCGACCTTACCATTTTCCTCTTGACCGTGTTCAGGGTGCTGAGTTTTTAGATGAAGGTTCAATTTGTAACCGTGAATGTATGCTTTGTCACAACCTTCATAGGGGCAGACATATGGGCGATCAGCATAGCTTGTGGTTGCTGGAGTCGAAGGCTTCTGGGCGACACGCGGTTTTTCTGCTGCTGGCGCTGGCGCATGTTGCACTGCAATAGGAGTTCCAATCTGCACCATGGTTCAATAGACAGAATAAATTACACAAGGGAAAAGTATACAGAGTTTGTATTGACAAGTGTGATATATTTATAATGTAACATTATGGAACTTTCCAATGCAATGATATATCCTTCACCTGATATAAAAAACAGATGTATATGATCGAATTGTGTATCAACAAGGAGGCTCAATAGGCTGACAGCAAAGAACTATATGATAAGCACAGCATACAATACAAGGGCAAACTGAACAGCTGCACAGAGCCATACTGCAATCTGGCATGCCAGCACTACGGTCTACAAAATATTTAGTTAAGAGAATCTTTTATCATTTTTTTACATATTTCACATGCGGATCTAGGACTCAGGATGTAATTTAGTTATCATATAAAAGAACAGTAATATTGAAGCGAACAATCAACCACAAGGGTAAATGCATCTTGAATGATGATTACAGAAGTTTAAGCACAATAGCAGCATACCTTTTCATGTGACTTGACATGTGCTGATAGTTTGAAGTCACTTGTAAATCTTTTGCCACATGCAGGGAAAGGGCATATGTGATAATTCTCCAATGCATGTGTTTTCAGGTGTGACCGTAAATTAAAATCCAATGAGAAGGCCTGAAATTCAAAACATTTGCTTGTTTGAAAATGTAAATGCACTATAGCCAAAGACACATGACTCTAAGAAAAGATATCCATTCACATTAAAAGAAAGGAACTGCCAAGGACCAGTTGGCTAGAATGTTTGGGGTCAGGCCACCATCCTATTGTCCCCCAAATGGCCTTTGAACAAGGCTGGGTTAGGCCTGCTACCGACacccagaaaagaaaaaggctggGCTAAAGGCCCtattttttgaaggaaaaaaatTACTTCAAACAAGTCATTCATGGAGTCATGGATGTGCACGTTGGAAGTTTTTCATTGTATAAAGCCCAAAATTTAGCCACAAGTTTGGGAACACAGCAACTGAGTAC
It encodes:
- the LOC136480455 gene encoding zinc finger transcription factor YY1-like, whose product is MEYPAAAAGSGGHKYYYPPQHSQPQALRLPPRPAARWVKQWIPQDLACSGGKCSLFKWVREDGYRNSKENPRVLDVEAPKPEPTTEILFLCSYDNCGKSFVDVSALRKHAHVHNERQYICTEPNCGKKFVDSSKLKRHYLIHTGQKDFVCPHPGCGKAFSLDFNLRSHLKTHALENYHICPFPACGKRFTSDFKLSAHVKSHEKIGTPIAVQHAPAPAAEKPRVAQKPSTPATTSYADRPYVCPYEGCDKAYIHGYKLNLHLKTQHPEHGQEENGKVGASAGQHAANEQTYQYNYAEVGEIAPNPKRSKHKVHSSKSYNAKTSRAMPSDIGGVRNQWPGKATYQDDSEETEEDGGNNIEDGWRYGNNDDDEETPDED
- the LOC136480445 gene encoding uncharacterized protein, with protein sequence MSSRAINSCDLISPILVAHHRCSALTSALSMLSSRCSGSAAGDRLDVGRGVWLCLSDQFVVVDLKATCWNRDDNKYGVSQEIIEFSSILVDAATGHPMSSTFHEYVIPTEHHELSEFCKNYNGIKQEDVQRGNGAVTLSEALQPHEAWIQENNNGRGGGGGGGGGSGLDVNSSAAVVVVTWGNWDCRTMLKQECHRKDLRIPDYFARWINVKTPFADKYGNGYWNKSVKEALEATEVLEWEGAIKGGRNKARLLSLPIQQGANLAITSWLDPAAAAAAPNN